The genomic region gttcccCATGGGCACGAACACCCCCctcagaccatcacagagacactaacacacccccacccagctctcaatttacctgtcaatctacgttcctaccctcacctgaggccatgagctctgggtaatgaccgaaaggacaagatcgcggatacaagtggccgaaatgagtttcctccgcagggtggctgggcgctcccttagagatagggtgaggagctcagtcacatgggaggagctcggagtagagccactgctcctccacgtggagaggagccagttgaggtggctcgtccatctgttcaggatgccccctGGATACCTCcatagggaggtgttccgggcacatcccacagggaggaggccccggggaagacccaggacacgctggagggactatgtttcttGGCTGGCTTGGGAACTCCTCGGGATcctcccggaagagctggaggaagtgtgtgtggagagggaagtctgggcttccctgctgaaactgctgcctccgcgacccggtcccggataaagcggaagaaaatggatggatggatttattgatttaaacATAAGAGCATAAGCAACCTGCCCCCCTGTACCAAAGTGAGCCTAGTGGACGCTCCAAACCCCATCCCacaaaattattataatatttcacttttttgattCCTTTTTGGAATTTAGAATTTTAAGGGGCTACTTTTCCTTATTTagtacattgtactttgccatgaaatatccacgaagtaaattcacaaatgtcatacctcatttctattagtgactaaatCCCAGAACTCCCTGTATTACTGACAGAGAGAAGCAAAcggaaatctgcattttaacaatactaCCAACTTAACTACCTAAcagaataaatatatgaataataaatatataaataaattgagtAATTTATTTAATCGATTTTCGAATCGAATTTATTTAATTCCACATAAAGACATTTTGGTTTGAGGAAGAATAAACCGTGCAGATGTGCTCACGGTCTGGAGCCTGCAGGTGGCGCCACTGCAGCCTCATGGCGCAGActctacaaaataaaactccacaTAATAACCCTAAAGAGAGCTGTGTGTGCGCATGCGCAGCCGTCCAGTAGCGGAAGCGCACATTCTGCTGCACGCTTAATGAAACGCCCTGAAAACGCACTGAAAATGTGGAGATTTGGGCCCAAAttgctgctgctggtgctgcTGGCCTTCCCGGCGACGCTTCTGGTCCGAAGTGAGTCCTTTAAGCCCGTAAAACCCTTATCCTAACCGGGTGTGATTGTGTCTGAGGAGGCGCTGTTAGCTGTTAGTTGCTGGAACAGGCCGCTCGAGCTTTGACATGTGCCTGCAGCTGTGATCTGATCATTTTACAGAAAGGCGTTTTaccacacacactttaaacacatcgGACATATTATTACTTCCATGAGACTCTTAGAAATACCCGCTGTCCTCAagccaacacaaacacatggccCCGGACCGCCTCAGTCCCGCGGCGTGTTACACTGACGTGTCCTTAGCATCAGCGGCTAAGCTAAGACCAGCCTCCGTACATCTGTCTGTTCACTGAGAAACACTGTGCTGGAGAAAGTTACACCTGAGGGCTTATTATTAGAGTGTAAATCAGACCGGGGGACGTGCTGGGGTAACATGGGATGATGCCTTCCTAATgtataatagttttttttataacGATATGACACAGATTTTTCTATTCAgaataaactgtttttattttgtagaatGTCTTTTGATATTCATTTATTATGCCCTATTCACCTGGTAACTCGTTAgtattttaatgtaatgtaagtgTGATTAAGTGTCGCCTTTCTTGTGCTAAAAGTCATAACATGACGGCAGAATATTTTCTTTAGTTCCTAGTTAAGTCTCCtatagtcctgggtttagtccattGATTTGTACTGATATGGTCCTGGGTTGGTCctaaatttatttatatttttggtttagaccttaacccaggggtgggcaaactttttgacacacaggcCACAATCAGTTCTAAAATTTGTCAGAGACCGGGGccaggagatatatatatatcattataGATTTGTTCTGTGACATGTAGCAAAGTATGAATATGCCAGGCTCATTACAAAAATCGTTTTTACatatgcattaattaaataattaatttattcaattttagtttaataaacacagaataaaaactcaaattcacttttattaagtgccaaaagatcaacaacttgttaaaaaggtaaattgaacatgTTTTACCCTTAGCTATTTTCATATCTAGTCACATTCGTTGGGCCGGATTAGTGGCCCTggggccatgtgtggccccagggccatagtttgcccatgtctacCTTCACCTGTTccccctggttcagtccggttcAGTTCGGACCCCCTGTTTTGGTCTGGTcttcctggtttcagtctggttcccctggtttggtctggttctCCTGGTTCGGTCCGTTTCGGTCTCGTTTCAATTCGTTCCGGTGTCTCTATTTCACTCTGGTCCCCCTGGTTATAATTGGtagtaaaattcaaaataataaaagtagtaaaaatggtTAAAGACACAATATATAAGGCTCAAATATACAGATTTGtacaatataattataattataattattatataattataaatctGTTCTAAATATTGATACGTTACAGctcatgtcatcaacattcactGAGGGTGTGaggctaactgtaggcactgctctgtctgaagctctgttggactttaatctgagctgtgttttaacacaatctaaccAGAAAAAGCTGACTTGGCTGCAGTCACAACAGGTGagaggatttgtgtgtttaaacaagtctctcacatttaaattacagtcacatgcgttgctagcattagccaacagtttttcagtgagtcactctaatttttttgttgaaaatcaggaccatgaacactcatattgatcagacttctgaaaatgtgctgtttaaatccattttgtatttttgttgtttgttcagacgatcttaaaatttatctgacagtgtttgctaatatggGCATGtgtccatggtaactgctgaacattccaccatagagatacttGTAGAACACCCCAAGTGTGActtcactgcaaagtatcaatatcaagAGAATGGATACAGTGCAGATGAAGCGGTGATATGTATATATACTCCTCAGACCCGTTGGTGTCGGCCCAGGACCTGACTGAGGATGAAGAGGCTGAACACATGGATGAAGACGTGGTTGATGATgtcactgatgatgtcacagcgGATGAGGAAGATGACGAGGCGGAAGTGGAGGATGATGAAAACGCAGAGCTGGTGAGGACACATTCAGATTTGGATTTTGGAagtataaattatattttttttttttctccaggcAGAAGAcaaggaagatgaggaggaagaggcttTAGTCGGGGAGATGAAGGCTTCTCCAAATGCAGACACCACCATCCTCTTCGTCAAAGGAGAAGGTATTgaagaatgggagggcatctgacacacatggggacaggaggatgggagggcatctgacaggtTTTTTTCTCTTGTTCCACTGTTTTTATTCATAGTATTTTCTTGTTTCTTCAGATTTTCCTGCCAACGACATTGTGAAGTTTCTACTCGGTTTCACAAACAAAGGGACAGAAAATTTCATTGTGGAGTCTCTGGACGCATCATTCCGTTATCCTCAGGTAAccacctcctcctgtccccctctcctctccctttctcctcctttctctcctctccctctctcctcctcttctttcttcatctccctctctcttctcccctcatctccctctctcctcccctctccctgtctcctgctctcctctcctttcccttctctctctcctcttctctcttcatctccctctctcttctccctttctcctcctcttctttcctctccctctctcctcttcctcctcctcatggTTTGATCTCTCCATTTCAGGATTATCAGTTCTTCATTCAGAACTTCACGGCTCTTCAGTTGAACACGGTGGTCCCTCCGAGCCGTCAGGCCACATTCGAGTACTCGTTTATCCCCGCAGAGCCCATGGGGGGGCGCCCTTTTGGTCTGGTGGTCAACCTCAACTACAAGGACAGCAACGTGagtcattaaagatgcactgtggaacttttcagggggagggtctgccactttgttgtctccatggggatattcttgctttgcctgaaattttcCATGGTAAATCtaccttggaaaacatgcattcagtcAGCAGGGtcacctcaccacagatctgactcgtaacTGACTCTGCTTGTCTTCATCTAGAGAAATCTAATGttttacagtggaacatttaaggcaaagcgGTAACAACTCAACGGAGATGAAAGCAGAACAGTTTCAtggtttcttttctgttttagggaAACGTGTTTCAGGACGCAGTGTTTAACCAAACTGTGACCATCACCGAGAAGGAGGACGGACTCGACGGAGAGACGTGAgactcttttattattattattatttttattattattattattattaggcctgagCCTTGGACAACGTCCCGGCAAGGGATTCATTAAaaggattttcattcaagaaacttgcaaattagtcaaaatgaactagatccatgTGGGAATATAGGCGACTCTCCTGAATTTTtcagtcataaaatgtgggtgtggccagcctgcaaagaaaagagttttgttaagttttaaatggtgcgtaactcaaacatgcagtgtcccatttcccggcattaatatacattttgttaaaactgttgatctgaacgaaatgatatacaatttacatatgtgaaatattacattgctccacagcgcccccttgaacttttgaatggtactcaaaaaaaattactttgtcacaaaaaattgaaatttggcatggacatccctattgccatgctgaacaaaaaagccaatgagaagatacctctatttgcaaaggtgttgccatggcaatgtctgacatgtctcatagaaatacatgggttttggttaactgagATGAAAAATTTTGTTTGGGATAGAatgttgaaatttggtacacatattcctctcatcatactgaacaaaaaatccaaTGAAGACATGCCTcaatttccaaccgtgcaggtgtGACAATGTCAGAAATGGtcccattggaatgaatggagtagtattactcagtcgctgattttggggggagggtcAATGTAAGCAGGAAcaaaaggcaggatcttcacgGTGACAtataccccgcggtcgcaaggggtggcgagggcctttatcactgcttgcagtttttattattattattatcatcattattgttgttgttctaaagattgtaaatgtttaaaatgtaaacatgagCGACCTTTGCCTTCCTGCAGGATCTTCATGTACGTGTTCCTGTCGGGTTTGGGGTTGTTGGTGGTCGTTGGGCTGCATCAGCTGCTCGAGTCCAGAAAGGTACAAACTGTTTAACTGTTGGGGCTTTTCAGATCCTCAACTGTGATGATACTCAGAGCAGGAGACAGTTTTCCCTGttgataactcaaacatgcaggaatcaatCTAAATTCAACGACAGTagttaaaaaggttaaaaaccTCAAATGTGCATCTTTTACATGGGTCTTGTGTTTATGGCTCCAGTATTGTCACGATGATACTATGGAATAGACTctatactcaataccaattcagATACCATGATGAAAACAttttgacaatagaatgtgattttcaatattaaatattggtactttgtgttctgttccatgtgtgttatatctgtgtactccctcagtgtgcagtaggttcacagtggtccatgtgtgtgtactagtctatgcaggggtcaccaacctttttgactcagtgcccatgaagTAGATCTCAGCTTCAAACGAAGGGCtacagtttgagacgctcttctgaaataacaaatttgctcagtttgcctttagttatacattattaataatggtAAATGATAATTATCTATATgaagacactgatcacgttaatgatttctcacaatTATCCACAATTGtcagtgggacttttttagtattgattctaatttcagtactagttttagtattgattatctGATGTTTGATACTTCTGACAGCCCGGCTGTCTCAGGAGCACTGTTacaatgttattaaagttcatctTGTCTGATTCTTGTCTCTCAGAGGAGGCGTCCTGCTCCTAAAGTGGAAATGGGAACGTCAACTCACAATGATGTTGACTTGAGCTGGATCCCCCAAGAGACCCTCAACCAGATCAGTGAGTAAAGCACTCCCTAGTGTCACTCTGACCCCTTTAACCCTCTGTCATTTGCTGTACTTAAAgttacactgtgaaacatttttggTGGTGGAGaggcctccttgtctccatggagatgttactgcttttccttgaatatttcacagtttggGATTTAGAACAAGCAAGTAATGGCCCAGTTATGAGTCAGATCTATCGACttgataaagaagtggacttaaCCCTATAGTGGTGGCTGCTGTCATACTGTTAGAGcgcggttgcagactttccattaccatCACTCCGCAGCAAATTGTGcgtcatgtaaattcaaacggcacctcaaagcagaggcatgaggccaTTTAAATATCATTAAGGTATCATtacgtcattacggtaatctgcctccgctgtccctcgaaggtgacaaATGAGAGAGCAGGCgccgcggggattttcccagtcacttatttgATGCgccaaagaaaaaatacggatcgatatgtaaaatagaggtagttgtgtgaaaaaatgcagtacattctgatacttccttttaACATAAGTCTATGCGAGCTttactggtctatagtgtgctcagtccttaaagggttaagagtgtgacgtcactcagtGTTTGGCTCCTGCCAAAATGAAGCTCACCGATGCTAACTATTGTAGCGGCTAATCTGCTACCAGGGACCATATTTGCAAATCCCAGcatgaaaccaaagagccactcAGGAGTGAGGTGAATGAAATTACATGTCCCCTCCTGCTCAAGTTGCTGTTTTGGCAGCGaggttcacatcttgattttaaggacaaaatagcaaaataaaaataccaggatcatgtagagcaggttaatacgaacattttaaaaccaaaatgatgagcctgacaacagcagttacagagagaggggcaacggCTTTTCAATAGCGAGTGAATTGGATCCAGAGACGATGGAGCCGTAAGTGcacccatggtcacttcctgttggcGACGCgactgctagcaggttagctatgtccgtatGTCTGTCAGCgaggctcacctctccacaataAAGAATACACGTTTTTCAGGATATACGTTGAAACACTGGTGAGTTTAATATTGTATAAATCCTAGACAAAAGCgattaaaaaaagttacaaagtgcagctttaaatactaCTGGCAGAGTAGTTGGCATTCTCACATCGAGAATGTGGAGTTTGTATAATCTACTCTGTtagggatgcacagatactGGTATTAATTAGATGGGTGCTGATAGTGGTAAACTGGCTGGGTCCGATATCTGTCCAGTTTCCTGGTTGGGCCTAATTGGACGTAATAAAGCTATTTACAGGATGATCATGGCCCAAAATGTTTGAACTTTCATTCATACAAAACTGTTCAGTAGTGATTTAAAAGATTTATTTGAGCTGCATAGCACAATTGGATTTCTTATGTAAAAAGTGACATGGCacttccttaaaacacagttaagtgCCAAAAGTTCCTACTCTGGCATATCGGGTATCGGCAGACgcttaaagtcaaagtatctaTATTGGTACAGCCCTACCCTctatcaacctaaaacatgcacaaaaaacCTCATCGAGGTACTCCTGACGGGATCCAGGCTCAGACCTAGTCCTTATGAGATGTAGAtggtcctctgtgtgtgtgaggacctgctgccccctggtggGGACAGCTCTCTTGtgcttctctcactcttttcttctgtttttcttctgttGTTCCTCCGCTGCTGCGTCCACAGTGCAGAGCCGCAGAGGTGAGCCTGCTTCACTTTCACTGAGGAAACTGGACAATCTCACAAACGAGACTTGATTAGTATTAACATCCGAGAGATGAAAATTTTAGAGCATGTTTGTAGACGTAtaagctacagggttaacagcttttacatctgacacacagggggaaggcatctgacacacagggggaaggcatctgacacacacagggagggcatctgacacacggggagggcatctgacacacagggggagggcatctgactgttTTGTCATTCGGGGAATGTCCAGTTGTTTCCATCTTTCTCTTGTTAAAATTCAAACCTTTATAACTCTGAATCGTCTCATTTTCCAAAATGTCcactttgggtttttttttcccccccagaCAAAGCTTCTCCAAGACGATCACCGCGGAAACGAAACCAGAAGCGCTCAGCGGGCTCAGATGAGTGACTCCGCCCCCCGCCACTGAGGACCACGCGGGCGCCAAAACCAAGCACTCCTCTCGAACTCTCGCCCGGTGCCAAGCAGAGAGGGGTGGGTTTGATTTCACTGTGGGCGACGCTGTGGGCACTGAGGACTCACTCTCTGAACGCTGTGGGTCCACCGCTTACATCACGTCCAGTTTTGAATGTCTTTGCATCTGTGTTTTGGTTTAAATTCACCCCTGTGTAAGTTTGGTAACTGttggtttttcattttttacaagTACAAAGTTTTATTTAGCAACCAAATTTCTAATAAAAATGTTCCcatacttaaagagggggtattttacttttatggagtattaactgctaacacagaacatatttagatcatcatgtttcctttattttgaaaaggctgtatttgctgaaaacaacacaataagCGTGCATCccaataatgaaactactgcacattgcatcaagtTTATcgagttgctgtgtacagttttgtatcatgtttttgtatatttatgttatgtgggagcatgggtgacgtaggtttgtgggtggagccttgtacagaatcttagtgaactgtaaggagggtttgaatcgccaaaatactcaaacatgcatgaatgacacattaaacctcttcatgtttttgatgagggaacgacatcataacatggtagaaagctcaaagtcgattttgcagaataccccctctttaaattcaTATTTAAGCCCAACTGTTACACTCCATAACTTCAGATCACACATGACTTAAACTGGGAAACAAACTGGGACAAAGTTCAGCGTTTTCTCtcacaacagcttcagaaagtggtgccattattcaaccccagaGGCGTGACTTCAGATGAAAGGacttaagattaatatgacacgATGGAGCAAGTCCAAAATGATAACAATCTGATCCTTGGCTTGAACAGGATTTACAGTGGGActgaacacctaaactccgctcacaaccacatttcaaatagagctgctgaactgggctgtgtaaaggggagagtgaggggcggggtctggaggactaaaggggagagtgagagggaggggcggggtctggggtataaggaacagtgtgattggtctaacacacttcaaactccgcccttgCAGTCCGGTATTTCTGATCAGAAAACCTGGTTaacagggcagtcctgtgtgatgtcatgtagtacctGAAATTACAGAGGCCTAGTTTgaactaaagttgccaaaaaatgactaggaacagtagacaatgccattaaaacaccataaagAGTTTAGTAGCAGAAAAGTGGATTCtgtgtttagttccagtttaaaaCTCGcagtttcatttttgctttAGAATAGTGTTCACTTAAAATCATTTGTTATGACTTAAACGATTTTGTGCCTAGATTtggttttgcttttcttttcttttttttttaatgaactgtCTGAAGCACTGGTGTAAATATGGGTGacaaagagcaaaacaaaaaggtTTAATTTATTAGAGTCAACACTTCGTAAAACTCCCACTAGAGGGTGCTGTTCTCAGTCCAGTTAATATATTTTCTTCCCACAGGGGACAGTATCAGCGTCAGTGATGGTTCCGTTTTGAGCAGactgaatattccacagtacagcattaatcggacttattcaattacaggtgtttttattgatgcaagtctttgaaaaacatgcattcttactgtgagcaggattgcctcttcacagatctgacacatAACATGACCTGGTGGTGGTACAGATAAGTTAAAATAGGCAGTGTAATTTGTTCACTGGCAGAAACTTGAAACGAGTCTTAATGCAGTGTgtgaccaggactaacccaggtctaacgtGGGTCTAAAGACGATGTGTTCAAGGGGTGCAGGATTTTTAGGATAAACATTGTGAGATTTGTGTTCTAGAGAAGAAGTTTAAGGTATccatattacaccgttttctgatctctgttatgtttcctcatcacaaacaaacctggagttgtgttttgtttcattcacacgtttaacacacaaaccctgcagattaaggctgagttcttctctcaaacagaacactgtgtttcaccttgtgatgtcatgtgagcCAGTGGTGCAATCACTCACGCACCctccactttcatactagaAAATgcggttgaagtgtcttgcccagggacacaatgccagaacttggtccaagtgAGAATCAATCCTCTAAGCTTCAGGTTGGGGGGCTACTGCTCTAATCACTGAGGAATTATTTGACATTTCCAGCGTTAAATgatccaatctctactgaactaaaggtaaaggagctgttaactaaaaactcacaatgtgcattttgagctttggagacgtgtgaatgaaaaaaacaactccaggtctgttt from Periophthalmus magnuspinnatus isolate fPerMag1 chromosome 20, fPerMag1.2.pri, whole genome shotgun sequence harbors:
- the ssr1 gene encoding translocon-associated protein subunit alpha, with protein sequence MKRPENALKMWRFGPKLLLLVLLAFPATLLVRNPLVSAQDLTEDEEAEHMDEDVVDDVTDDVTADEEDDEAEVEDDENAELAEDKEDEEEEALVGEMKASPNADTTILFVKGEDFPANDIVKFLLGFTNKGTENFIVESLDASFRYPQDYQFFIQNFTALQLNTVVPPSRQATFEYSFIPAEPMGGRPFGLVVNLNYKDSNGNVFQDAVFNQTVTITEKEDGLDGETIFMYVFLSGLGLLVVVGLHQLLESRKRRRPAPKVEMGTSTHNDVDLSWIPQETLNQINKASPRRSPRKRNQKRSAGSDE